One window from the genome of Salvia miltiorrhiza cultivar Shanhuang (shh) chromosome 7, IMPLAD_Smil_shh, whole genome shotgun sequence encodes:
- the LOC130993096 gene encoding binding partner of ACD11 1-like isoform X2, producing MSIKTVKVSNLSLGASERDVHEFFSFSGDIEYVEMRSDTVRSQIAFVTFKDVQGAETAILLSGATIIDMTVEINPDPDYKLPPAACAPPLQSDKRTGGGAESALQKAEDVVSSMLAKGFILGKDAVNKAKSFDEKHQLTSTASAKVSSIDKKIGLTEKITIGTSIVNDKVREVDEKLHVSEKAKSAFAAAEQTVSNAGSAIMKNRYVLTGTTWVTGAFSKVTKAAGEVGQKTKEKVVIVEDEQRRKMVDDFAQVHLSESPKASDSAGLHPSKPAPVQGLIL from the exons ATGTCG ATAAAAACTGTCAAGGTCAGTAATCTGTCTCTGGGAGCATCAGAGCGTGACGTCCACgagttcttttctttttctggtGATATTgaatatgtcgagatgcgaAG TGATACTGTGCGATCTCAAATTGCATTTGTTACCTTCAAGGACGTGCAGGGAGCGGAGACTGCAATCCTTCTTTCG GGAGCAACAATTATAGACATGACTGTGGAAATTAATCCAGATCCAGATTACAAGCTACCTCCTGCTGCTTGTGCACCACCTCTG CAATCAGACAAAAGGACTGGAGGGGGTGCTGAATCCGCGTTGCAAAAGGCAGAGGACGTTGTGAGCAGCATGCTTGCAAAGGGTTTCATCTTAGGTAAAGATGCTGTTAATAAAGCAAAATCTTTTGATGAGAAGCACCAATTGACCTCCACAGCAAGTGCCAAAGTTTCGTCAATTGACAAAAAGATTGGACTGACTGAGAAGATAACGATTGGAACTTCCATTGTGAATGATAAAGTGCGGGAAGTGGATGAGAAACTCCACGTTTCTGAGAAAGCAAAATCAGCATTTGCTGCTGCTGAGCAAACGGTCAGTAATGCTGGATCTGCTATTATGAAGAACAGATATGTTCTTACGGGCACTACATGGGTGACCGGGGCTTTTAGCAAAGTCACCAAGGCGGCTGGTGAAGTCGGCCAAAAGACGAAGGAGAAAGTTGTGATTGTTGAAGACGAGCAGAGAAGGAAAATGGTGGATGATTTTGCTCAGGTTCATTTATCAGAGTCTCCTAAAGCATCTGATTCAGCAGGGCTGCATCCTTCAAAGCCTGCTCCAGTACAAGGTTTGATTCTCTGA
- the LOC130993096 gene encoding binding partner of ACD11 1-like isoform X1 encodes MSQIKTVKVSNLSLGASERDVHEFFSFSGDIEYVEMRSDTVRSQIAFVTFKDVQGAETAILLSGATIIDMTVEINPDPDYKLPPAACAPPLQSDKRTGGGAESALQKAEDVVSSMLAKGFILGKDAVNKAKSFDEKHQLTSTASAKVSSIDKKIGLTEKITIGTSIVNDKVREVDEKLHVSEKAKSAFAAAEQTVSNAGSAIMKNRYVLTGTTWVTGAFSKVTKAAGEVGQKTKEKVVIVEDEQRRKMVDDFAQVHLSESPKASDSAGLHPSKPAPVQGLIL; translated from the exons ATGTCCCAGATAAAAACTGTCAAGGTCAGTAATCTGTCTCTGGGAGCATCAGAGCGTGACGTCCACgagttcttttctttttctggtGATATTgaatatgtcgagatgcgaAG TGATACTGTGCGATCTCAAATTGCATTTGTTACCTTCAAGGACGTGCAGGGAGCGGAGACTGCAATCCTTCTTTCG GGAGCAACAATTATAGACATGACTGTGGAAATTAATCCAGATCCAGATTACAAGCTACCTCCTGCTGCTTGTGCACCACCTCTG CAATCAGACAAAAGGACTGGAGGGGGTGCTGAATCCGCGTTGCAAAAGGCAGAGGACGTTGTGAGCAGCATGCTTGCAAAGGGTTTCATCTTAGGTAAAGATGCTGTTAATAAAGCAAAATCTTTTGATGAGAAGCACCAATTGACCTCCACAGCAAGTGCCAAAGTTTCGTCAATTGACAAAAAGATTGGACTGACTGAGAAGATAACGATTGGAACTTCCATTGTGAATGATAAAGTGCGGGAAGTGGATGAGAAACTCCACGTTTCTGAGAAAGCAAAATCAGCATTTGCTGCTGCTGAGCAAACGGTCAGTAATGCTGGATCTGCTATTATGAAGAACAGATATGTTCTTACGGGCACTACATGGGTGACCGGGGCTTTTAGCAAAGTCACCAAGGCGGCTGGTGAAGTCGGCCAAAAGACGAAGGAGAAAGTTGTGATTGTTGAAGACGAGCAGAGAAGGAAAATGGTGGATGATTTTGCTCAGGTTCATTTATCAGAGTCTCCTAAAGCATCTGATTCAGCAGGGCTGCATCCTTCAAAGCCTGCTCCAGTACAAGGTTTGATTCTCTGA
- the LOC130993097 gene encoding zinc finger BED domain-containing protein RICESLEEPER 3-like, giving the protein MEEQSINSNSETVQSQIPNDGAAGVVEGFVDLERDNNTTEASKENEADTDPISGVTKKTSKKVTSEAWDHFDKIVEKGVTKAKCKYCKAVLSYKVSTGTSYLLKHAKKVCSGKHLRIGVGQTQLKVKTEADGCTILELKENEKPANFDQDVSRKELVSMIVIHEYPLSMVDHIGFRKFVKSLNPSFKMISRNTLKADIVKKYNEERSSLKHLFEHNDSRVAITTDMWTASNQKKGYMAVTSHFIDQQWVLHNRTLWY; this is encoded by the coding sequence ATGGAAGAACAATCCATTAATTCAAATAGTGAAACTGTTCAGTCTCAAATACCAAATGATGGGGCAGCCGGCGTGGTTGAAGGCTTTGTTGACCTTGAACGAGATAACAATACCACCGAGGCTTCGAAAGAAAATGAAGCAGATACAGATCCAATTAGTGGTGTTACTAAAAAAACAAGTAAGAAAGTCACTTCTGAAGCTTGGGACCACTTTGATAAGATTGTGGAGAAGGGTGTTACAAAGGCGAAGTGCAAATATTGCAAAGCTGTTTTGTCATACAAAGTTTCCACGGGAACTTCTTATCTTCTTAAGCATGCAAAGAAAGTGTGTTCGGGAAAGCACTTGCGAATTGGAGTTGGTCAAACACAATTGAAGGTTAAAACTGAAGCTGATGGGTGCACTATCTTGGAATTGAAGGAAAATGAGAAGCCTGCCAACTTTGATCAAGATGTTTCAAGAAAGGAGTTGGTTAGTATGATAGTGATACATGAGTATCCTTTGTCAATGGTGGACCACATTGGATTTAGAAAGTTTGTGAAGAGTCTTAATCCATCATTCAAAATGATTTCAAGAAATACATTGAAGGCTGACATTGTAAAGAAATACAATGAGGAGAGGAGCTCTTTGAAACACTTGTTTGAACATAATGATAGTAGAGTTGCAATAACTACGGATATGTGGACTGCTTCCAATCAAAAAAAGGGTTATATGGCAGTGACATCCCACTTCATTGATCAACAGTGGGTTCTACACAATCGAACTTTATGGTACTAA